From a single Nicotiana tomentosiformis chromosome 2, ASM39032v3, whole genome shotgun sequence genomic region:
- the LOC104094656 gene encoding uncharacterized protein gives MGGVTSSIAAKFAFFPPNPPSYTVVADDGHLSIPEVARRDEVDVLKLRTRRGNEIVAVHVKHPKASATMLYSHGNAADLGQMFELFVELSLRLRVNIIGYDYSGYGQSSGKPSECNTYADIDAVYKCLKEQYGVKDEQLILYGQSVGSGPTVDLASRVPNLRAVVLHSPILSGVRVLYPVKRTYWFDIYKNVDKISAVNCPVLVIHGTADEVVDCSHGKQLWELCKEKYEPLWINGGGHCNLELYPEYIKHLKKFVIGLGKPKPAPTGSQKASTESDNQSKPAESCATDTFDLKTDPPEISRNSLDSRLEKTKKSNKPEKSRMSTDRVDRFRRRKGLVW, from the exons ATGGGGGGAGTGACTTCTTCTATCGCCGCTAAGTTCGCCTTCTTCCCACCAAATCCGCCGTCCTACACGGTGGTCGCCGACGACGGCCATCTCAGCATACCTGAGGTAGCGAGGAGGGATGAGGTAGACGTATTGAAACTTCGTACTCGCCGTGGAAATGAAATCGTAGCCGTTCATGTGAAGCATCCAAAGGCATCCGCTACTATGTTGTACTCTCATGGTAATGCGGCTGACTTGGGTCAGATGTTTGAACTCTTTGTTGAATTGAGCCTCCGTCTACGTGTCAATATCATCGG GTATGATTACTCTGGATACGGACAGTCAAGTGGAAAG CCATCTGAATGTAATACGTACGCGGACATTGATGCAGTATATAAATGCCTAAAGGAGCAATATGGGGTCAAAGATGAACAGCTAATACTCTATGGTCAATCTGTTGGCAGTGGCCCAACCGTTGATCTTGCATCACGAGTACCCAATTTACGAGCTGTTGTCTTACATAGTCCAATATTGTCCGGTGTAAGAGTTTTGTACCCTGTCAAGCGGACATATTGGTTTGACATTTACAAG AATGTTGACAAGATTAGTGCCGTGAATTGTCCTGTTCTGGTCATTCAT GGAACAGCGGATGAAGTTGTTGATTGCTCCCATGGAAAACAGCTGTGGGAGCTATGCAAGGAAAAATATGAACCTTTGTGGATAAATGGAGGTGGGCATTGCAATCTTGAACTTTACCCGGAGTACATCAAACATCTAAAGAAATTTGTTATTGGTCTTGGCAAACCAAAGCCTGCCCCTACTGGCTCCCAAAAAGCATCAACAGAGTCTGACAACCAGAGTAAACCTGCCGAAAGTTGCGCCACAGACACATTTGACCTGAAAACTGATCCTCCCGAAATTTCAAGGAACAGTTTGGACAGTCGACTTGAAAAGACTAAGAAGTCAAACAAACCCGAGAAGTCTCGGATGAGCACAGATCGTGTTGACAGGTTCAGGAGAAGAAAGGGATTAGTGTGGTAA